A part of Aegilops tauschii subsp. strangulata cultivar AL8/78 chromosome 2, Aet v6.0, whole genome shotgun sequence genomic DNA contains:
- the LOC109749821 gene encoding pathogenesis-related protein PRMS-like gives MQQMSMSTFVCAAILLLALVSQSLASASINDNNGVAVAAPRVPVAFQFLQGHNDARREVGVAPLEWNWTLGQDAKRYAAQLAARCKLEPPKYVPPIYARNRYWGSGKQDGEAATGSWVYERRWYDHGANACAPGKECGSYKLVVRNTTRELGCACRTCRGSNDTVAVCSYSPGGNYDDPPY, from the coding sequence ATGCAACAGATGAGCATGTCTACTTTCGTCTGCGCCGCCATCTTGTTGCTTGCACTAGTCTCACAGTCACTGGCATCAGCCAGCATTAACGACAACAATGGCGTCGCCGTCGCGGCCCCTAGAGTGCCCGTGGCGTTCCAGTTCCTGCAGGGGCACAACGACGCGCGCCGCGAGGTCGGCGTGGCACCCCTGGAGTGGAACTGGACGCTGGGGCAGGACGCCAAGCGGTACGCGGCCCAGCTCGCCGCCCGCTGCAAGCTGGAGCCGCCAAAGTACGTCCCGCCGATCTACGCGCGGAACAGGTACTGGGGCAGCGGGAAACAAGACGGCGAAGCCGCCACCGGCTCGTGGGTGTACGAGCGGCGGTGGTACGATCACGGCGCCAACGCGTGCGCGCCCGGCAAGGAATGCGGGTCCTACAAGTTGGTGGTGCGGAACACCACGCGAGAGCTCGGCTGCGCCTGCCGCACCTGCCGCGGCAGTAACGACACCGTGGCTGTTTGCAGCTACTCCCCTGGCGGCAACTACGACGACCCGCCATACTGA
- the LOC109749810 gene encoding pathogenesis-related protein PRMS-like — protein sequence MQQVTMSPSICLAILLLALVSPSPASASITNNNGVAVAAPRVPVAFQFLQGHNDARREVGVAPLEWNWTLGQDAKRYAAQLVVRCKLEPPKYIPPIYARNRYWGSGKQDGAAATGSWVYERRWYDHGANACAPGKECGSYKLVVRNTTRELGCACRTCRGSNDTVAVCSYSPGGNFADPPY from the coding sequence ATGCAGCAGGTGACCATGTCTCCTTCCATCTGCCTCGCCATCTTGTTGCTTGCACTGGTCTCGCCGTCACCGGCATCAGCCAGCATTACCAACAACAATGGCGTCGCCGTCGCGGCCCCTAGAGTGCCCGTGGCGTTCCAGTTCCTGCAGGGGCACAACGACGCGCGCCGCGAGGTCGGCGTGGCACCCCTGGAGTGGAACTGGACGCTGGGGCAGGACGCCAAGCGGTACGCGGCCCAGCTCGTCGTCCGCTGCAAGCTGGAGCCGCCAAAGTACATCCCGCCGATCTACGCGCGGAACAGGTACTGGGGCAGCGGGAAACAagacggcgccgccgccaccggctcGTGGGTGTACGAGCGGCGGTGGTACGACCACGGCGCCAACGCGTGCGCGCCCGGCAAGGAATGCGGGTCCTACAAGTTGGTGGTGCGGAACACCACGCGAGAGCTCGGCTGCGCCTGCCGCACCTGCCGCGGCAGCAACGACACCGTGGCTGTTTGCAGCTACTCCCCTGGCGGCAACTTCGCCGACCCGCCATACTGA